One window of Bifidobacterium pseudocatenulatum DSM 20438 = JCM 1200 = LMG 10505 genomic DNA carries:
- a CDS encoding bile acid:sodium symporter family protein: MQKVKAFGDWLTKWFTAIVIVWAVFNYFVPQASLWGKSYTGYFLGIVLFGMGLTLTLDDFRRILTQPLMVIVGTVAHFVIMPLVAVLLCWIFRLDGALAVGVILVGCCPSGTSSNVMSYLSRGDVALDVSIGILSTLCAPFMIPLLMQWLASQYVSVPVESLFLNAVKVVLFPIALGVICHAIFGEKIEKITVALPIVSQVAILLIIGVVVAANGPKLFVASSLLAIPVVILHNLCGYALGFGFSKLMYKVYPKGFRYAQQKAITFEVGMQDSALGATLALTSFASNPLAAVPSTFFSVWHNISGSVLSSWWREHDDRHQIHPDSDNGEKGSAAKAREDAAETANS, translated from the coding sequence ATGCAGAAGGTCAAAGCGTTTGGTGATTGGCTCACCAAGTGGTTCACCGCGATTGTGATTGTGTGGGCCGTGTTCAACTATTTCGTGCCGCAGGCAAGCTTGTGGGGCAAATCCTATACCGGTTATTTCCTAGGTATCGTGCTGTTCGGCATGGGTCTTACCTTGACCCTTGACGATTTCAGGCGCATTCTCACCCAGCCTCTGATGGTCATCGTCGGTACCGTGGCCCACTTCGTCATCATGCCGTTGGTAGCTGTGCTGCTGTGCTGGATTTTCCGTCTTGATGGTGCGCTCGCCGTCGGTGTGATTCTGGTCGGCTGCTGCCCGTCCGGAACCTCGTCCAACGTGATGAGCTATCTGAGTCGTGGCGATGTGGCGCTGGACGTGTCCATCGGCATTTTGTCCACGTTGTGCGCGCCGTTCATGATTCCGCTGTTGATGCAGTGGCTGGCTTCCCAGTATGTGTCGGTCCCGGTGGAATCCCTGTTCCTCAATGCGGTCAAGGTGGTGCTGTTCCCGATCGCTCTTGGCGTGATCTGCCATGCTATTTTCGGCGAGAAGATCGAGAAGATTACGGTCGCTCTGCCGATCGTGTCCCAGGTGGCCATCCTGCTTATCATCGGCGTGGTCGTCGCAGCCAACGGTCCGAAGCTGTTCGTGGCTTCCTCGCTGCTTGCCATCCCGGTGGTCATTCTGCACAACCTGTGCGGATACGCGTTGGGCTTCGGTTTCTCCAAACTTATGTACAAGGTATATCCGAAGGGCTTCCGTTATGCACAGCAGAAAGCCATCACCTTCGAGGTCGGCATGCAGGATTCCGCTTTGGGAGCGACTTTGGCGCTGACGTCGTTCGCTTCCAATCCGTTGGCCGCGGTGCCGTCCACGTTCTTCAGCGTTTGGCACAACATTTCCGGTTCCGTGCTGTCCAGCTGGTGGCGTGAGCATGATGACAGGCATCAGATCCATCCTGATTCCGACAATGGCGAGAAGGGCTCGGCTGCGAAGGCCCGCGAAGACGCTGCCGAAACAGCTAACAGCTGA
- a CDS encoding threonine aldolase family protein, translated as MLSFENDYSCTATPEIIERISEIAQNQYPGYGNDSICESAKAKIREACACPDAQIFFLVGGTQTNQTIIDSITPQYAGVIAASTGHVNVHEAGAIEFTGHKVLTLPHHDGKIDATELDEYCATFYADGNYTHMVFPGCVYISQATEYGTLYTLAELEAIRKVCTKYDMPLFIDGARLGYALTATGNDVTLEDIARIADVFYIGGTKVGAMFGEAVVFTHGNMPKNFVTLVKQHGALLAKGWLLGVQFDTLFTDDLYCRIARHANDAADRIREVLVERGYTLTFDAPTNQIFITLDNATSERLQRNVRLGFMEKADDTHTVMRICTSWATTDEQVEQLIALL; from the coding sequence ATGCTGTCTTTTGAAAACGACTATTCCTGCACGGCAACACCGGAAATCATCGAACGCATCAGCGAAATCGCACAAAACCAATATCCGGGTTACGGCAACGACAGCATCTGCGAAAGCGCGAAAGCCAAAATCCGCGAAGCATGCGCCTGCCCTGACGCACAGATTTTCTTCCTGGTAGGTGGCACGCAGACCAACCAGACCATCATCGACTCCATCACACCGCAGTATGCCGGCGTAATCGCGGCAAGCACAGGCCATGTGAACGTGCATGAGGCGGGCGCCATCGAATTCACCGGACACAAGGTGCTGACGCTCCCCCACCATGACGGCAAAATCGATGCGACCGAACTCGACGAGTACTGCGCCACGTTCTACGCGGACGGCAACTACACGCACATGGTGTTCCCCGGATGCGTCTACATTTCGCAGGCCACCGAATACGGCACGCTCTACACGCTCGCCGAACTTGAGGCGATCCGCAAGGTCTGCACGAAGTACGACATGCCGTTGTTCATCGACGGCGCACGACTTGGCTACGCGCTGACCGCAACCGGCAACGACGTGACGCTTGAAGACATCGCGCGTATCGCGGACGTATTCTATATCGGCGGCACCAAGGTCGGAGCCATGTTCGGTGAGGCCGTGGTGTTCACGCACGGCAATATGCCGAAAAACTTCGTGACGCTCGTCAAGCAACATGGCGCGCTGCTCGCCAAGGGATGGCTGCTGGGCGTGCAGTTCGACACGCTGTTCACCGACGATCTGTATTGCAGGATCGCCCGCCACGCCAACGATGCGGCCGACCGTATTCGCGAAGTGCTGGTGGAACGTGGCTATACGCTCACCTTCGACGCGCCGACCAATCAGATCTTCATCACGCTCGACAACGCGACATCCGAGCGTTTGCAGCGCAATGTGCGCCTCGGCTTCATGGAAAAGGCCGACGACACGCACACGGTGATGCGCATCTGCACCAGCTGGGCCACCACCGATGAGCAGGTGGAGCAGCTGATCGCATTGCTGTAG